From one Gallionella capsiferriformans ES-2 genomic stretch:
- a CDS encoding ATP-binding protein encodes MHRLLERQIKRFLGESAIQSPELAAFLSAIDEAYTRFDSDARIIERSLKLMSAELNEANDGLRTELAEHKQTELALQKEKEDQLLLIKKLEEAQNHLMQSDKLASIGQLAAGVAHEINNPIGYVYSNLSSLEKYVQDTFELIDVYEQTEVAITAPDILERIKAKKEKVDIVFLKEDLKSLMSESKEGITRVKDIVQNLKDFAHVDISEVWHATNLHHGMDSTLNIVKNEIKYKAEVVKEYGIIPDVECLSSQINQVFMNLLVNASHAIESHGTITISSGQLKDEVWVEIADTGQGIPPEHINKIFDPFFTTKPVGKGTGLGLSLSYGIIQKHHGRLEVHSERGKGTTFRVWLPITQRENCADEGEAGSVNAVV; translated from the coding sequence CGACTTCTGGAGCGCCAGATCAAACGTTTTCTTGGGGAGTCCGCAATTCAGTCTCCTGAGTTGGCGGCATTTTTATCTGCAATTGACGAGGCTTACACTCGATTCGATTCCGATGCGCGGATCATTGAACGCTCGCTCAAATTAATGTCTGCGGAATTAAATGAAGCCAATGATGGTCTTCGCACAGAATTGGCTGAGCACAAACAAACAGAATTGGCGCTGCAAAAGGAAAAGGAAGATCAGCTCTTACTCATCAAAAAACTGGAAGAGGCACAAAATCATCTGATGCAATCGGATAAGCTGGCTTCCATAGGTCAACTGGCTGCCGGGGTTGCTCATGAAATTAACAATCCGATAGGTTACGTGTATTCAAATTTGAGTTCACTTGAGAAATATGTTCAGGATACGTTTGAACTGATTGATGTCTATGAGCAAACTGAAGTTGCTATAACCGCACCCGATATTCTGGAAAGAATTAAAGCCAAAAAGGAAAAAGTTGATATTGTTTTTCTCAAAGAAGACCTGAAATCTTTAATGAGTGAGTCGAAAGAAGGGATTACCCGGGTAAAGGATATTGTGCAAAATCTGAAAGATTTCGCCCATGTTGATATCTCAGAAGTCTGGCATGCAACCAACCTGCACCACGGTATGGATAGCACATTGAACATTGTCAAAAATGAGATTAAGTACAAAGCGGAAGTCGTGAAGGAATACGGCATTATTCCAGACGTGGAATGCTTGTCTTCCCAGATTAATCAGGTTTTTATGAACCTGTTGGTGAATGCATCGCATGCGATTGAATCGCACGGCACCATTACGATAAGCAGCGGGCAATTAAAAGACGAGGTGTGGGTGGAAATCGCCGATACGGGGCAAGGTATTCCGCCTGAACATATCAACAAAATTTTTGATCCCTTTTTTACGACCAAGCCCGTCGGAAAAGGAACCGGATTGGGATTGTCGTTATCCTATGGCATTATCCAAAAGCACCACGGCAGGTTAGAAGTCCATAGCGAGCGCGGCAAAGGAACGACATTTCGAGTTTGGCTACCCATCACGCAACGGGAAAATTGTGCAGATGAAGGAGAAGCTGGCAGCGTCAATGCCGTCGTGTAA